From Synechococcales cyanobacterium T60_A2020_003:
CAGGTGGAAGTTGATTTTCGCGATCAGCCAGAGTCGCGATTTCCGCCCGGATGGTGTAAGCACGGAGTTCAGCCGTTTGTGAATCCAAAATTCCGGTACTCACCAGGTCGGGAAGTTGGGCTAGGATACGTTGCTTGTCTTGAATGTGTGCCGCAATTTCTTGTTTAATCCCATCGACATCTTGCAGAGTCAGGCTAGCAACCGCTTGAGGCAAGTCACGGCAAATGCACTCAATAGCCTGTTGCAGCATCTGGTCGTAGGGAATGGCACGACAGAGTTTAGCATCCGGTGTGATCCGCCCGCAGGCCACAGGTCTTAGGTACAAGTATTCTGTTTTGCCCTGGCGATCCGTCACCCGCGAAATGCGTAACGGTGACTGGCAATGGGCACAGGTTACCAGTCCTGCCAGCGATCGCGGTGCGGTAGCCGATCGACGAGGAAAGCGACGGTTCCGACGCAGCAGGCGATCAATTTGGGCCGCTTCATCGCGGGACAGGATGGCAACGTGGGTATCGGGAATAATATGCCCATCTTTATAGAGCAAGTCCCCTCGATAAACGGGACTCGTCAGCCAGCGCTGCCCTGTAGACGCCGAAATCTTTTTGCCATAGCGCTTTTCCAGAAATCGAACACTGCGGCGCAGGGAACCATAGAGCAAGAAATGATCGAAGAACTCTTTGACTACAGGAGCTGTACTGCGATCCAGGGTATAGCGATCTTTGCCGCGTCGATAGCCGTAGGGGGCGCGTCCGGGCGGG
This genomic window contains:
- a CDS encoding recombinase family protein; the protein is MTIVAYSYSDPLLEPSLPEASIWQRPVDRMYQDWGDRHQWQQLIEDSERDAIEHVLIRRWDELGDSVATVGDRLTQLSHRGIGVIAIHEAIALPDTTVTHADLFQLVQALQDRYRQQTILRGHARNRLRSLPPPGRAPYGYRRGKDRYTLDRSTAPVVKEFFDHFLLYGSLRRSVRFLEKRYGKKISASTGQRWLTSPVYRGDLLYKDGHIIPDTHVAILSRDEAAQIDRLLRRNRRFPRRSATAPRSLAGLVTCAHCQSPLRISRVTDRQGKTEYLYLRPVACGRITPDAKLCRAIPYDQMLQQAIECICRDLPQAVASLTLQDVDGIKQEIAAHIQDKQRILAQLPDLVSTGILDSQTAELRAYTIRAEIATLADRENQLPPGNLGAIAQPLSIPQFWFDLSEAERRFYFREFIQRIQLHRKTPWEHWELQIVFIF